In the Octopus sinensis unplaced genomic scaffold, ASM634580v1 Contig20184, whole genome shotgun sequence genome, tatacgacgggcttctttcagtttccgtctaccaaattcactcacaaggctttggtcggtccgaggctgtagtagaagacacttgcccaaggtgccacacagtgggactgaacccggaaccatgtggttggtaagcaagctacttaccacacagccactcctgcgcctaagtcgAATATTTTTAAAGCTTATACAGAGTACTGAGGTTGGTAGAGTTGCTAGAGTGAAAATTGGAATTTAAATATTTAGAACATGATCTCAGTATCTTGCGATATCACTGGTAATATTCCTAGATTTTGTGTCGCTGTCTCTCAGTTACATAAAGTGAGTCTTGTGGAATTAGATGTACTACGCAATTACACGGAGCATTTATAACGGCCAAGCTGTAGCTACCGACTGTGCTATTCTCTCATCTGTTGAACTTAATAAGAGAAACCAACTAACTATTAATAGTTTAGCTGTCTACCAACTTTTtaacacataggtatgtataacagacacatattaatttatacggtatatatatagttaataaaagatcatatatatatatatagttaatccaaacatgaaagcacaaaaaaacacaacaacgcgaggacgtggaacaaatattgtattattggacgctcaggaaggaaggagtgtttaacgtttcgagcggagctcttcgtcggaaacataggagaaggaaagatccagagaagggaagacagagggaaaaaaatcgccaacggtacacacgaggtcatatatatatatatatataatacatatatatatatatatataatagagagagagagagatagatagatagatagaatagatagagagatagctagatatagatagatagatagatatagttagatagatagatagatagatagatagatagatagagatagatagatagatagatagaagatagatagacttatattatattatatactgtacCAAGTGGATGTGCTATAAAACTATTCCgcacatacaataacagccatGCCAACTATCAAACATagctccatcatcagctgccccacgaaTATCaatatggtttcgacacctgagcAGTACCGTTCAATCCAGCGGTGTTAACAGctctaaaataagtgttgtttgggaacaaacataccttagatatcaccacattcattcaatcataATTCTAGGACGGATTAAACACTGGCAGGGGATTTGGATAACAGTATCCTAGATATCGGGATACTGTTGTAAAAAACCGATGGGGTGGTAAAAATATGagcaaaaaaaagagaacaccttATAACATGTTTAATTTGCATTCATTTCAGAATGTCGACCTTGTGAAGAGGAAGAGCTTCATAAATTGTACTGCACCAGTGATTATAGTAAGTACTTCTGAAAAGAGTTCATCATACTCctcatgtgtgtatgggtggtgtgtgtgtgtgtgtgtgtgagagtgagcgtGTTCAAAAGATAATTAGGCCATCATCTCTGTGAAGCCCACTATATATGAGCAGAATTTTTCGTttgataattttgaaatacacacatacagacacacacacacacatcctatccttctcttacgatatatatatatgtgtatatatatatatatatatatatatgtcctatacatgaatgagtgtatacatacatacatacatacatacacatatatatatatatatatctttcttttcctgagcgcctgctaatgctttacatgtaccacgtcctcgcgttgttgtttcttcttgcttgttcttttttggagggatttactatatatgtgtgtgtgtgtgtgtgtgttgtgtgtgtgtgtatgtgtgtgtgtgtgtgtattgaaaaaaTTAGAATTATGAGCTTTAACGGTAATTCGATTATAGAAAATAGTCAAATATCAGGATATGTAAGTACCCGTAATGGAAAAGATGGGCATTAGTACGCGTGGGAACCGATGTGTACCCTAATATTAGACTATTCTCTGTAACTAATTTGTGGCGAAGTTTCATAATttctatttacaaaatttcaCCCGCCGCCGTTTCCTAATTCACacagaattctctctctctctctctctctctctctctctctctctctctctctctctctctctctctctctctctctctctccatctctctctctctccacacacacacacacacacactctctttctccctctctctttctctctctctctctcacacacacacgtatgatttTATTCTAGTTTAACTACAGTTTGTAAGTCATTGCTgtggaaagaaatatatgtgtgagaaTGTGGCCTGTGCggatataatataatgtttatatttgttttattgtacaaaatatatataagcgcTCAGCATAGCTGTGTATCAGAAGTATGCAAACTGCTCttttacttattctttggaagcctagtacttattctatcggtcgcttttgccgaaccgctaagttacggggactaaacacaccagcatcggttgggggggacaaacacagacacacaaacacacacacacactatacatatatattatatatatatatatatatatatatatctatatatatatatatatatatatatatataatatatatataagacgggcttctttcagcttctgtctaccaaatccactcacaagactttggtcggcccgaggctatagtagaagatacttgcccaaggtgccacgcagtgggactgaacccggaaccatgtggttggtaagcaggctacttaccacacagccactcctgcgcctatatataaatattactatatataattctGCATAATCCTCACAGAGCGTGTGATATATGTCCGTATTCAATATCCATAACAGAATTTGTTATGTTTGTTTAATAAAGGCACGTGACTTAATGATGAGGGTGTTGCACTGGCGATCGCATCATTGTGATTTCCATTCCCAGACTGGgtagtgtattgtgttcttgaagaAGATGCTTCATGTCACATTGgttccacgtaaaagcacccaatgcCGATGCCATGTAGAAGCGATTGGTACGATGTCACgttaaagcacccagtacattctgtacaGGGATTGGCGGTGTTAGGAAGACCATCCAGTCGTGGaaagcatgccaaaacagactattgGAAACCGAGCACTTCTTCAACTtgcaagctcctgtcaaaccgaccaacccatggtagcatgggcaacggacgttaaaagatgttgatgatatgtgcgtgtgtgtgtgatacgtcGTCTGTTTTTtcgctcttagcttagtttttccttggggctggccagattggagcaatctcaagtataatcagccgaaattgcgaagataatctggaacttgactgaggaaagaaaacttcgactgacccgtccttgttttctttgtttcgtcAATCTGGATGTTtcgttgtcccatttttgtatcacctaactgtccggatgttttgcgttcttgtcccattttgtattatatatacatatatatatattatatatatatatatataatatataatatatatataatatatatatatatatatatatacaaatgagaacatGGAGAAacattcatttcgatcatcaacttgCGGATGAATTGTAATATCCGcaagttgatgatcgaaatgaatttgttctccattttttcatttgtattatgaatttacggtaaaaatatttttaccttcacccattcaatacaataaatgaattaattgctttgcaattaaaagcatttatgtatttagcatttgggtactttaccagcagtatattggataactgatatcccatagtgggtgactttcataacccctatcttactttgtactatatatatatataatgtatatgagtgtgtgtgtgtgtttgtgtgtgtgtgtgtgtgtgtgtgtgtgtgtgtgtgtgtgtgtgtgtttgaggtcatatatttaatgtttttaaatcaTTCGCTGTCTTCTTTGTATTCTAAgttctttaattttgtttttttttttctttttcgcagTTTTTCACGGCGTAATGGGACCCAAAACTACATCATCTGAAATTGAAATATAtctaacgaaatatatatttggagATAGAAATGCCTTTCATCGTACTTCTAGAAAAGGACCCTTGAAAGCTATGCTTGTGGTCCCAGAAAAATGTAAAATCCAAAGAGGTTCTGGTGATTTTCTGTTTATTGCGAGAAAGCGATTGGACAAAGCACATTTAACTTGTGCGCCATATTTGAGTCACTGGAAAAAAATCAAGGAAAGAGCTCTTGAAACTGGAGCAATGCAATGTGCTTACGATTGAAAGATGAAGAAGGATTGatgaaagaaattttgaagagcagctaataacaagaaaaacatcgtggaacaaaagaaaagaaaggaagattttttttttttaattccttcgTGAGTTTCTTCTATGCCTCTCTAGGTCAATGAAGCAGAATTTTGCCGATTATTGGTGGAAAGAACCGAAATTCAATGCATTTTTACACCCGATTCCATTCACGAATCATTTTTTGGTTCATCTGTGATCGCTTATTTCGTTCTTCCACAACGAAATGGATGCAAGATTAAGACAAAAATAGTAAGAAGTGATCAAAGATCGACCTGTAGTGAGGTGTTTAGTTCGTGGAATGAACTGCAAAATTGAAAGTCTAAATATCTACAGAGTTTGGcaaaataactttttatattGACAAGAAACTTTCTAGCCTATGAGTCAGTAAGTGCCATGTGTGTGAATTTTGACAACCGTATCCTACTAACTGATAAATTGGCGTTTTGACTAATGACAGATGACAGATGACAGATGATTGACTGCACAGACATTGGCACAGGTTTATGTATTGTTCATGACAGATTACGAATCACGTGAGATATTTGTTGCAAACTTGATAGATCGAGAGTGAATCTGAAAGCCCACACAAAACGGACATTTTAATCCAAGTCATGTTATATAATTTgttcatatatgtacgcatgtatttgtgtgtgcgtttgtgtgtgtgtgtgtgtacatgcgatATAGGTTGACAATCTAGCTCAGTATGGTCAAACAAATCTCTGATTAACTTACTGTTAAACAAATCCCTGATTTGCTTACCGTGTGTTCACGTAATTTGTTCGAAAGAGATGAAACCTCTCACTCGTTGTGTTATACTTATATGTTTCGGACACTAAACTACACTTAAATTAAAAGCTCGGATATAAAATATAGCAACAGAGGACCAAACGTCATAATACTCAGCGTTGAGTGATTACAAATATTACATAATCAAAATATCGAGATGACCAAATCGAATGATTACCAATTGAATTCCAGCtcaaagacaaaacaacaaaacattgcCAACGTGGGTCTACAACCTGCAACTTTttaatcatttgttttttttttactgtatttttcaattagtttttactatatatttgtttatttttgttttcattctctttATACTTTTTTCTAAAACAgtatgtcacacacatacacacacaattatgaattttttttcttccgatCTCCacacactactatatatatatatatacatacatacatacatacatacatacatacatacatacatacatatatatatattatatatgtatatatatatacatatatttatgtatatatatatatatgtaatatatatacatatatttatgtatatatatatgtatatatatatatatatatatatattatatatatattagcattaagaagggcatccagccgtagaaaccataccaaatcagagtGAAGTGTGATGCAGCCCCTcaagcttgccagccctggtcaaaccgtccaacccatgtcagcatggacaacggacgttaaatgataatgatgatacatatatatatgtatgtatatatatacgcacacacacacacatttgatatatatatatacacacccacacatacatgtttatattatgtatgtgtgcatacatagcaTATCTCCGAAAAAATCGTCgtttaatgtacataatgtatataagatacacacatacattaaaaattatgtatatagtgtgcgtgcgtgtatgtgtgtgcgtctatatgtgtgtatatatgtgaatgcgcgcgcgtgtgtgtgtgtgtgtgtattgtattgtatatatgtatcataattaTAGACATATCTATACTACATTCATATCATTTGAGGGACCAaccaaaaatttttctttttaaaaatggaGGCATTTTGTGTTTAATACTTTCAGAACATTATTTGTGATAATTTCTGCCATCGAGCTTTCTCCCTAGtggttttatctttttcttttcttttctctattattttttttttttttttttttgtatttttgtatttttatctttgtaCTTTAAATTGAAAAAAGATCAGAGACTAATTTTACTATCACCAGACTAGGAAATGACGAGTCAGCCCAGCAAAAATAGAAGTACACCAAATATATTTAACCCTTGGGTATTTAAACAGGCCCAAATAGTCAACATGTCTCACGTTTGGAacggccagatccagcctctcacaccaacgCTACAATATCATTGTAGAAATAAACGATCACATCGTGGAAATCAAGGCtgtatccaacccaaatattctacctgttttatatttgaacGGGTCAGAACCCGATTATTTCatcgtaaaaataaacaataacatcatcgaaatctcgaagctacgagATAACATCtgattaattcgaaacaatgtgaataaataagcattacattttacggagtaatctgaatgttaaaggatttAGAGTCCTGTGAATATTTTGTATTCAAAACTTGCTGGGTACAAATGACTCTGCTTTTGCTCCTCTTGgaattgataaaattagtacctgaTACATTTGTGGTCGAATTAATCGGCTTTTTACAACTTCCTGTTGTATTTGTACCAAACAAGTATGACTTATATCGACATCAACAGGAAGtgatattttttattccatttcaggaccaacattttatttttctgtgtatgtgtttaagggacaagggaaaaaaggggaaatttaat is a window encoding:
- the LOC115232255 gene encoding meteorin-like — encoded protein: MEQLFVIESGKEAHYCNTSTSPITLFIEPVRPQLYTGPPKVVIYYERLELRSEMDPMRECRPCEEEELHKLYCTSDYIFHGVMGPKTTSSEIEIYLTKYIFGDRNAFHRTSRKGPLKAMLVVPEKCKIQRGSGDFLFIARKRLDKAHLTCAPYLSHWKKIKERALETGAMQCAYD